Below is a genomic region from Thermoanaerobaculia bacterium.
CTCGGCGAATCGGCGATCGTGGCCAACGCGACCTCCACGATCGCCCTCTGGCCCGGAGCGGCGGCGAGCATGTGGGGCTACCGGCGCGACGTCGCGACTCACCGAGCGTGGTTGAAGACTCTCCTGCTCCCGAGCCTGCTCGGCGGCGCGATCGGCTCGGTCCTGCTCCTCCGCACTCCCGAAAAGGCCTTCGAGCGGCTCGCCCCGTTCCTGATCCTCTTCGCAACGGTGCTCTTCCTCGCCCAGGGCGCCGTGTCGCGCTCCTCCGCCGCCGGCGGGGACCGCCCGCGATCCCGCGCGCGCTTCGCGGCGGCGGCCCTCTTCCAATTCGGCGTCGCGATCTATGGCGGCTACTTCGGAGCGGGGATCGGGATCCTGATGCTCGCGACTCTCGGAT
It encodes:
- a CDS encoding sulfite exporter TauE/SafE family protein, producing MTLPHILALVASSIGAGAMNAMAGGGTILTYPTLLFLGESAIVANATSTIALWPGAAASMWGYRRDVATHRAWLKTLLLPSLLGGAIGSVLLLRTPEKAFERLAPFLILFATVLFLAQGAVSRSSAAGGDRPRSRARFAAAALFQFGVAIYGGYFGAGIGILMLATLGFLGLSDIHAMNGLKNFFGMCINAVAAAYFIARGAVEWQAALVMIAGAIAGGYGGARFARRIGKEKSRAAVAVIGFGIAILLFVRGIR